In Helicobacter mastomyrinus, a single genomic region encodes these proteins:
- a CDS encoding HugZ family heme oxygenase — MNFESILKHMNEHHNSELMALCKKYGKVDALINGEVQNATLTGVDFEGLDIVYNNNVSLRVEFPQKADMSTIKDAIISLCQGAKAPDNKAIADEVAAFKKEFGSIIIASIDKNGYAIASYAPLMQVDNKLYIYISEVAEHFQSISTNPDKIEILFLEDESKAKSVILRKRLRYKANARFIERDSEEFNTALNSLECAMDGAGGIKTIRQMQDFHLIELQVGLGRYVKGFGQAYDILPNGEIKHVGGSSGGNPHSTPHKSH, encoded by the coding sequence ATGAATTTTGAAAGTATCCTTAAACATATGAATGAACACCACAATAGTGAGCTTATGGCTCTGTGTAAAAAATATGGCAAAGTCGATGCGCTTATCAATGGTGAAGTGCAAAATGCCACGCTTACAGGTGTAGATTTTGAGGGCTTGGATATTGTGTATAACAATAATGTTTCTTTACGTGTGGAATTTCCGCAAAAAGCCGATATGAGCACGATTAAAGACGCTATCATCTCGCTATGCCAAGGCGCGAAGGCACCCGATAATAAAGCCATAGCCGATGAGGTAGCCGCATTTAAAAAAGAGTTTGGTTCTATCATTATCGCAAGCATCGATAAAAATGGCTATGCTATTGCTTCTTATGCGCCATTAATGCAAGTAGACAACAAGCTTTATATCTATATCAGCGAGGTTGCCGAGCATTTTCAAAGTATTTCTACTAATCCCGATAAAATCGAGATACTTTTCTTAGAAGATGAAAGCAAGGCAAAATCTGTAATTTTACGTAAACGTTTGAGATATAAAGCTAATGCACGTTTTATCGAGCGTGATAGTGAGGAGTTTAATACAGCACTTAATAGTCTAGAATGTGCGATGGATGGAGCAGGTGGCATTAAGACTATTCGTCAAATGCAGGATTTTCATTTGATTGAATTGCAAGTGGGTTTAGGGCGATATGTCAAAGGATTCGGTCAAGCTTATGATATTTTGCCAAATGGTGAAATTAAGCACGTAGGTGGAAGTAGCGGTGGTAATCCTCACAGTACACCACATAAGTCTCATTAA
- a CDS encoding restriction endonuclease subunit S codes for MKILQFGGGGGVESSPLLERENFANIKWWEFQLGELFEIFTGRDVIIGNMESGDIPLISHQNTNNGVAKYIKRLEHRCLFNYRNTIALADRGVFYATTHNQNFHIGTRVKALVFKEKNISRNIRLFFVVAINRLQIKFIEYSANATDKLSNERISLPVYQNNQIAFDFMEDFIKSIEKAHIDNIYRFWQNKLSAYKDVVAGSGG; via the coding sequence TTGAAGATTCTGCAATTCGGGGGGGGGGGGGGGGTAGAATCCTCTCCGCTGCTTGAGCGTGAAAATTTTGCAAACATCAAATGGTGGGAATTTCAGCTCGGTGAGCTGTTTGAGATTTTTACAGGTAGAGATGTGATTATAGGAAATATGGAAAGTGGAGATATTCCTTTAATTAGCCATCAAAATACAAACAATGGAGTAGCAAAATATATTAAAAGATTAGAGCATAGATGCCTTTTTAATTATAGAAATACTATCGCACTTGCTGACAGGGGTGTTTTTTATGCGACAACACACAATCAAAACTTTCATATAGGAACAAGAGTGAAAGCTTTAGTATTTAAGGAAAAAAATATAAGTAGGAATATAAGATTGTTTTTCGTAGTAGCTATTAATAGATTACAAATTAAATTTATAGAATATTCGGCAAATGCTACCGATAAATTATCTAATGAAAGAATCTCCCTCCCCGTGTATCAAAACAACCAAATCGCCTTTGATTTTATGGAAGATTTCATCAAATCCATAGAAAAAGCCCATATTGATAATATTTATAGATTCTGGCAAAACAAATTATCAGCTTATAAAGATGTCGTTGCAGGTAGCGGGGGTTGA
- a CDS encoding sulfite exporter TauE/SafE family protein gives MGVEILILIGCVSGVAAGFFGIGGGVIIVPCLLLLGMEMEYAIGISIMQMVFSSTFGSIINIYQKKLDINHGVFVGLGGLMGAAFSGIIVDSLSSRTLLLLFLLLSCVSFYKYAFDVKTTANPTPPITNPFKQKCLMIGAGFLTGIFAISLGVGGGLILAPILAYYLGFDSKKVVPISLFFIIFASISGSISLASHNLIDFHAGLTIGISSMLGVWLGIYLISKVTLSNHRYALIGIYALSVILTMWKVMQSFGLGY, from the coding sequence ATGGGCGTTGAGATTCTCATCCTTATTGGTTGTGTAAGCGGCGTGGCGGCTGGGTTTTTTGGCATAGGAGGGGGCGTTATCATCGTGCCTTGCCTCCTTTTGCTCGGTATGGAAATGGAATATGCCATTGGTATATCCATTATGCAGATGGTGTTTTCCTCTACCTTTGGCTCTATCATTAATATTTATCAAAAAAAGCTTGATATAAATCACGGGGTGTTTGTGGGTTTAGGGGGGCTTATGGGTGCGGCTTTTAGCGGGATAATCGTTGATAGCCTTTCATCTAGGACACTGCTTTTGCTCTTTTTGTTGCTTTCTTGCGTGAGTTTTTATAAATATGCCTTTGATGTCAAAACAACGGCTAATCCCACACCGCCTATCACTAATCCCTTTAAGCAAAAATGCCTAATGATTGGAGCAGGATTCCTAACCGGTATTTTTGCAATAAGCCTAGGAGTGGGCGGAGGACTGATACTTGCGCCGATTTTGGCATATTATTTAGGATTTGATTCTAAAAAAGTCGTGCCTATTTCGCTTTTTTTCATTATTTTTGCCTCTATTTCAGGCAGCATATCTCTTGCCTCACATAATCTCATTGATTTTCACGCGGGTTTAACCATTGGCATATCTTCAATGCTTGGCGTTTGGCTTGGAATCTATCTCATTAGCAAAGTAACTCTAAGCAACCATCGCTACGCACTCATTGGGATATACGCCCTTTCTGTCATCCTAACAATGTGGAAAGTAATGCAATCTTTTGGACTTGGGTACTAA
- the gpmI gene encoding 2,3-bisphosphoglycerate-independent phosphoglycerate mutase, which translates to MLMKTILVITDGIGYSQQTQYNAFHHAKKPTYDYLFKNVPYSMIDTFGLSVGLPQGQMGNSEVGHMCIGSGRVLYQDLVRISRAIDDKQIQDNPAFLHATEHQNIVHLCGLLSDGGVHSHISHFKALIQILSAQHKKVYLHLITDGRDVLPQSAITFIDEIQGLCSESVRIATLCGRFYAMDRDKRWERVQKAYESMVMGTNPTSLSPQEYVHSMYEEGIFDEFITPASFEGFSGMNDNEGFIFINFRSDRAREIVDALGNPHFTGFERSKVVNLRIATMTEYDATFTYPILFPKQKVQNTLAEVISIHHLRQLHTAETEKYAHVTFFLNGGREAEFAGEHRVLIPSPNVKTYDTMPEMSAPQVCDEVLKGIEESYDFIVVNFANGDMVGHTGNFEAAIKAVEAVDTALGKIIESAKAHHYGLFITSDHGNCEEMRDEEGNILTNHTVGQVWCFCLADGVSKLNNGGLNNIAPSVLKVMGLPIPQEMDKPLF; encoded by the coding sequence ATGCTTATGAAAACAATTCTTGTGATTACTGATGGCATAGGATATAGCCAGCAAACCCAATATAATGCCTTCCATCACGCTAAAAAACCAACCTATGATTATCTTTTTAAAAATGTGCCTTATAGTATGATTGATACCTTTGGCTTGAGTGTGGGGTTACCTCAAGGGCAAATGGGCAATTCGGAAGTGGGACATATGTGTATTGGCTCAGGGCGAGTGTTATACCAAGACCTAGTGAGAATCTCCCGCGCCATTGATGATAAGCAAATCCAAGATAATCCCGCTTTTCTTCATGCCACAGAGCATCAAAATATTGTGCATTTATGTGGATTGCTAAGCGATGGTGGGGTGCATTCGCATATATCACATTTTAAGGCACTTATACAGATTCTATCTGCACAGCATAAAAAAGTATATCTTCATCTTATCACCGATGGGCGCGATGTCCTTCCACAAAGCGCAATAACATTTATCGATGAGATACAGGGACTTTGCAGTGAATCTGTGCGGATAGCGACTCTTTGTGGGCGATTCTATGCGATGGATAGAGATAAGCGATGGGAGAGGGTGCAAAAGGCGTATGAAAGTATGGTAATGGGGACTAATCCCACATCGCTCTCCCCGCAAGAATATGTGCACTCTATGTATGAGGAGGGTATTTTTGATGAATTTATCACTCCTGCGAGTTTTGAGGGCTTTAGCGGTATGAATGATAATGAGGGCTTTATCTTTATTAACTTCCGTTCTGATAGGGCGAGGGAGATTGTCGATGCGCTAGGGAATCCACATTTTACAGGGTTTGAACGTTCAAAAGTAGTGAATCTCCGCATTGCTACAATGACAGAATATGATGCTACTTTCACCTATCCTATACTTTTCCCTAAACAAAAGGTGCAAAACACCCTTGCAGAAGTTATTTCTATACATCATTTGAGGCAGCTTCACACCGCAGAGACAGAGAAATACGCTCACGTAACATTCTTTCTTAATGGCGGACGTGAGGCGGAGTTTGCAGGGGAACATCGTGTGCTAATCCCCTCTCCTAATGTCAAAACCTATGATACAATGCCTGAAATGAGCGCACCACAGGTATGTGATGAAGTGTTAAAGGGCATAGAGGAGAGCTATGATTTTATCGTAGTGAATTTTGCTAATGGCGATATGGTGGGGCATACGGGTAATTTTGAAGCGGCGATAAAGGCGGTAGAGGCGGTAGATACGGCATTGGGGAAAATTATAGAATCTGCTAAGGCTCATCATTATGGGCTTTTTATCACAAGCGATCACGGGAATTGTGAGGAGATGAGAGATGAGGAGGGAAATATCCTCACAAATCACACGGTTGGGCAGGTATGGTGCTTTTGTCTTGCTGATGGTGTGAGTAAGCTTAATAATGGTGGGCTAAACAATATCGCTCCTAGTGTGCTCAAAGTGATGGGATTACCAATCCCGCAAGAAATGGATAAACCCCTCTTTTAA
- a CDS encoding restriction endonuclease subunit S encodes MAELEKTFKQNGGEWKEFRIGDLFISYNGDFDIQKTHLNDRGFYVVSSGEQNMGIIGKTDLEARIFPKNTITCDMFGNVYYRNFDYKMVTHARVFCLEFIAGNLNEKIALFIISAMKFLRFKFQYSNMASWRKIQDLTISLPVYNPARHCEDDRTKRSIEINKMDCHDSATAESRNDNEDKNYTIAFDFMEKYIQELEAYLLVARLKDTRLTEKEKEALRIFATLEDSAIRGGGGGRILSAA; translated from the coding sequence TTGGCAGAGCTTGAAAAAACATTCAAGCAAAATGGGGGCGAATGGAAGGAATTTCGAATCGGGGATTTGTTTATCTCTTATAATGGCGATTTTGACATACAAAAAACGCATTTAAACGATAGGGGTTTTTATGTGGTAAGTTCAGGCGAACAAAATATGGGTATCATAGGCAAAACAGATCTAGAAGCTAGAATTTTTCCTAAAAATACCATAACTTGCGATATGTTTGGAAATGTGTATTATAGAAATTTTGATTATAAAATGGTTACTCACGCTAGGGTATTTTGCCTTGAATTTATAGCTGGAAATTTAAATGAAAAAATCGCTTTGTTTATCATTTCTGCAATGAAATTTCTACGCTTTAAATTTCAATATTCTAATATGGCAAGTTGGAGAAAAATACAAGATTTGACAATCTCCCTCCCTGTATATAATCCCGCTCGTCATTGCGAGGACGACAGGACGAAGCGATCCATAGAAATCAATAAAATGGATTGCCACGATTCTGCTACCGCAGAATCTCGCAATGACAACGAGGACAAAAACTATACTATCGCCTTTGATTTTATGGAAAAGTATATCCAAGAACTCGAGGCGTATCTTTTAGTAGCTAGACTAAAAGATACAAGGCTTACAGAAAAAGAAAAAGAAGCTTTGCGAATCTTCGCAACGCTTGAAGATTCTGCAATTCGGGGGGGGGGGGGGGGTAGAATCCTCTCCGCTGCTTGA
- the mraY gene encoding phospho-N-acetylmuramoyl-pentapeptide-transferase has product MLYWLYQHFGINIFFYITFRAGVAFFLAFGFSIVLMPYFIKWAKAKKANQPISTYVAAHEGKKNTPTMGGIVFIASMVVASLLCANLFNPYVILGLFCIVSFSLIGARDDYMKISRKNNAGMSAKMKFFLLFVASLIITAALLYIGHNTNLYIPFMKYPIFDMSALRIMDIPFIALGFWILVFLATSNAVNITDGLDGLATVPSICALCSLSVFVYVAGHAGFSGYLLWPKVVDSGELVILSVALIGALFGFLWYNCHPAQVFMGDSGSLALGAFIAFMAIVSNNEILLLLIGIIFVIEALSVILQVGSYKYRQKRIFAMAPIHHHFEVRGWAENKIIVRFWIIAILANLIALLSIKIR; this is encoded by the coding sequence ATGCTTTATTGGCTCTATCAACACTTTGGTATTAATATCTTTTTTTATATTACGTTCCGTGCGGGGGTGGCATTTTTCTTAGCTTTTGGATTTAGTATCGTGCTTATGCCTTATTTTATCAAATGGGCGAAGGCAAAAAAGGCTAATCAGCCCATCTCTACTTATGTAGCTGCACACGAGGGCAAGAAAAATACCCCGACAATGGGCGGAATCGTCTTTATCGCTAGTATGGTTGTAGCCTCTTTGCTCTGTGCGAATCTCTTTAACCCCTATGTGATTTTGGGGCTATTTTGCATTGTGAGTTTTAGCCTTATTGGTGCAAGAGATGATTATATGAAAATCTCACGCAAAAATAATGCCGGAATGAGCGCGAAAATGAAGTTTTTTCTGCTTTTTGTTGCTTCACTTATCATTACTGCCGCGCTTTTATATATAGGGCATAATACCAATCTCTACATTCCCTTTATGAAGTATCCTATCTTTGATATGAGTGCATTAAGGATAATGGATATTCCCTTTATCGCTTTGGGCTTTTGGATTCTCGTATTTTTGGCTACGAGTAATGCAGTAAATATCACCGATGGGCTTGATGGATTAGCCACAGTGCCTAGTATTTGCGCGCTTTGTTCGCTCTCTGTTTTTGTATATGTAGCCGGACACGCTGGATTCTCCGGCTATTTGTTATGGCCTAAAGTCGTAGATAGCGGGGAATTAGTCATTCTCTCTGTGGCACTCATCGGCGCACTCTTTGGCTTTTTGTGGTATAACTGCCACCCCGCACAAGTCTTTATGGGAGATAGCGGAAGCCTCGCTCTTGGAGCATTTATAGCCTTTATGGCAATCGTTTCTAATAATGAGATTCTACTCTTACTCATTGGCATTATTTTTGTCATCGAAGCCCTCTCCGTGATTTTACAAGTAGGGAGCTACAAATACAGACAAAAGCGTATCTTTGCGATGGCACCTATTCACCATCATTTTGAAGTGCGCGGCTGGGCAGAAAATAAAATTATCGTGCGGTTTTGGATCATTGCAATTTTGGCAAATCTCATCGCGCTTTTAAGTATCAAGATCCGTTAA
- a CDS encoding cytochrome c oxidase, cbb3-type, CcoQ subunit, producing the protein MTAIAEFLVQFIIAHQKEIYLIVTLLLVAFLYGYVSHLYSSQAKGVKDYEKYANLALNDNLDDEPIEPRKQNPLKGN; encoded by the coding sequence ATGACAGCAATAGCAGAGTTCTTGGTGCAGTTTATCATCGCCCATCAAAAAGAGATTTATCTCATTGTTACACTTTTGCTTGTAGCATTTTTGTATGGATATGTTTCTCATCTTTATTCTTCACAAGCTAAAGGTGTGAAAGATTATGAAAAGTATGCAAATCTTGCATTAAATGATAATCTTGATGATGAACCCATTGAGCCACGAAAACAAAATCCATTAAAGGGGAATTAG
- the murD gene encoding UDP-N-acetylmuramoyl-L-alanine--D-glutamate ligase has protein sequence MRISIFGYGITTTPLVAFLNQKGHKLHIYDDKFNSIKNDDKGNVLLPSSHFEPLQSDMEILSPGIPPSHPLIHKAKHPISEYDYFDMLLKADSQASIQMPYMIWISGTNGKTTTTEMSTLLLESFGAQSGGNIGTPLATLYEQKPKVWVLETSSFTLHYTHKATPHIYALLPVREDHISWHGSFEAYIDDKLSPLTRMDSKSVAIIPTALKNHRFVQDFSGTLIDYEGSVDLSQKCGIALQDIVFKEPFLLDALIALSIAKYAFKADNIALLNRFSIGKHRIAEFYDKYKRLWVDDSKGTNVDATIQAIARYTHTHIMLILGGDDKGANLTPLFEFMQGKDIEIFSIGTNEARLVTFAKEYKIPITPCGNIYKAMESIKNKRTKNAKDIVLLSPAAASLDQFSSYKERGEIFTQLALRE, from the coding sequence ATGCGTATAAGTATCTTTGGCTATGGCATTACGACCACGCCTCTTGTAGCATTTCTCAACCAAAAGGGGCATAAGCTCCATATTTATGATGATAAGTTTAATTCTATAAAAAATGATGATAAAGGCAATGTTTTGCTGCCCTCATCGCATTTTGAGCCACTTCAAAGCGATATGGAGATTCTAAGTCCGGGCATTCCGCCCAGCCACCCTCTTATCCATAAGGCAAAGCACCCCATTAGCGAATATGATTATTTTGATATGCTTTTAAAGGCGGATTCACAAGCAAGCATACAAATGCCCTATATGATATGGATAAGCGGGACTAATGGCAAAACCACAACCACAGAGATGAGCACATTACTTTTAGAATCTTTTGGCGCACAAAGCGGAGGGAATATCGGCACACCTTTGGCAACTCTTTATGAGCAAAAACCCAAAGTATGGGTGCTAGAGACAAGCTCCTTTACTTTGCATTACACACACAAAGCCACCCCACATATCTACGCCCTCTTGCCCGTGAGGGAAGATCACATCAGCTGGCATGGGAGCTTTGAGGCTTATATTGATGATAAGCTAAGCCCTTTAACGCGTATGGATTCAAAGAGTGTTGCCATTATCCCCACTGCGCTTAAAAACCATCGCTTTGTGCAGGATTTTAGCGGAACTTTGATAGATTATGAGGGGAGCGTGGATTTAAGCCAAAAATGTGGCATTGCCCTGCAAGATATTGTCTTTAAAGAGCCGTTTTTGCTCGATGCGCTTATTGCTCTAAGTATCGCTAAATATGCCTTTAAGGCAGATAACATCGCGCTTTTAAATCGCTTTAGCATTGGCAAACACAGAATCGCAGAATTTTATGATAAATATAAACGTCTGTGGGTAGATGATAGCAAGGGGACAAATGTCGATGCGACTATTCAGGCTATCGCTCGTTACACACATACGCATATTATGCTAATCCTTGGAGGTGATGATAAGGGGGCAAATCTCACGCCACTTTTTGAATTTATGCAGGGGAAGGATATTGAGATTTTTAGCATTGGGACAAATGAGGCGCGATTAGTTACATTTGCAAAGGAATACAAGATTCCCATTACACCTTGTGGGAATATATATAAAGCAATGGAATCTATTAAGAATAAACGCACAAAAAATGCTAAAGATATAGTTTTGCTCTCTCCTGCTGCTGCAAGTTTAGACCAATTTAGCTCATATAAAGAGCGAGGAGAAATTTTCACACAACTTGCCCTGCGGGAGTAA
- the tilS gene encoding tRNA lysidine(34) synthetase TilS, translating into MCLISTLITQRLIVSLYDKLSPATQSLTRGKHLLGFSGGVDSVALFFILLRLNVVFDMAIVHYHTRKEADDEVAYAKDLAQKYNKRCFIAHAPHFHSHFEANARSFRFGFFGEIIATHHYQSLILAHQLNDRLEWFMMQLVRGVGLSNLLGFEDSRSYPIIRPLESIPKNEIYQFCKDEGLAYFEDSSNNDMRFKRNYFRYTFCNELVNNFSEGIARSLMYLQKDKQTLLAALTPQALYLESLSQALPLESKQQCAIFAYNIIETHLLLLACDKIAKRCGYVLSAKQRNEILKSNFRCKIHHLIIVKNDFALFIALDILNIYHLVTQNPMTKRFKTLCAKYHIPPKLRRLLWGEFCMSKNFHKNNDMKIKQEIQEDYKAFDLKIRHFFSF; encoded by the coding sequence ATGTGCCTCATATCTACTCTCATCACACAAAGGCTCATCGTGTCTCTTTATGATAAACTCTCTCCTGCAACGCAATCCCTCACACGAGGCAAACATTTGCTAGGCTTTTCTGGCGGGGTGGATTCTGTGGCATTATTTTTTATACTCCTTAGGCTTAATGTCGTCTTTGATATGGCTATCGTGCATTATCACACACGCAAAGAAGCCGATGATGAGGTGGCTTATGCGAAAGATTTAGCTCAAAAATACAATAAACGCTGTTTTATCGCCCACGCACCACATTTTCATTCACATTTTGAGGCAAATGCTCGTAGCTTCCGCTTTGGCTTTTTTGGTGAGATTATCGCCACTCATCATTATCAATCGCTCATTCTCGCCCATCAGCTGAATGACCGCCTTGAGTGGTTTATGATGCAGCTTGTGCGAGGAGTAGGGCTTAGTAACCTGCTAGGTTTTGAGGATAGTCGCTCTTATCCTATTATCCGTCCTTTAGAATCTATTCCAAAAAATGAGATTTATCAATTTTGTAAAGATGAGGGGTTGGCATACTTTGAAGATAGCAGCAATAATGATATGAGATTTAAGCGCAATTACTTTAGGTATACATTTTGTAATGAGCTTGTAAATAACTTTAGCGAGGGTATTGCGCGAAGTCTTATGTATCTGCAAAAAGATAAGCAAACCTTGCTTGCTGCTCTCACACCCCAAGCATTGTATTTAGAATCTCTAAGTCAAGCCCTACCTTTAGAATCTAAGCAGCAATGCGCTATCTTTGCTTATAACATTATAGAGACACATCTGCTTTTACTCGCCTGTGATAAGATAGCTAAACGTTGCGGCTATGTGCTAAGTGCTAAGCAAAGAAATGAGATTCTAAAAAGTAATTTTCGCTGCAAGATTCATCATCTCATCATTGTAAAAAATGACTTTGCTCTTTTTATCGCACTTGATATTTTAAATATCTATCATTTAGTAACACAAAATCCAATGACAAAAAGATTCAAAACATTATGTGCTAAATATCACATACCACCAAAGCTTAGAAGGCTCTTATGGGGTGAATTTTGTATGTCAAAAAATTTCCACAAAAACAATGATATGAAAATAAAACAAGAAATTCAAGAAGATTATAAGGCATTTGATTTGAAGATAAGGCACTTTTTTAGCTTTTAA
- the ccoN gene encoding cytochrome-c oxidase, cbb3-type subunit I: MQTNTLEYDYSIAKLFVFSAMAFGFVGLLIGVIIAFQMAFPDLNYLASEYGTFGRLRPLHTNGIIYGFTLSGIWASWYYLGQRVLKITYKEHTFLRGVGLAHFWIYIVLMVLAVISLFAGLTQSKEYSELIWPLDIIVVVVWVLWGVSLFGSMGVRREQTIYISLWYFIATFVGISALYIFNNLSVPTYFVAGVGSILHSISFYAGTNDAMVQWWWGHNAVAFVFTSGIIGLIYYFLPKESGQPIFSYKLTLFSFWGLMFIYIWAGGHHLIYSTTPDWIQTLGSVFSVILILPSWGTAINMLLTMRGQWHQIKESPMIKFMILASTWYMLTTLEGPIQSIRSVNGLAHFTDWIIGHVHDAALGWVGFMVIAACFHMVPRIFKRELYSKKLMDVQFWIMTTGIILYFSSMWIAGITQGMMWRDVDSNGSLVYSFIHTVTALFPYYLIRAIGGLMYLIGFIIFLYNILMTISSGRVLEKEPQNATPMAA, from the coding sequence ATGCAGACAAACACGCTCGAGTATGATTACTCAATTGCTAAGTTATTTGTTTTTTCTGCAATGGCATTTGGTTTCGTGGGATTACTCATTGGTGTAATCATCGCATTTCAAATGGCATTTCCAGACTTAAACTATCTAGCTTCGGAATATGGGACTTTTGGAAGACTTCGACCTCTTCATACTAACGGAATCATCTATGGTTTCACGCTTAGTGGGATTTGGGCTTCGTGGTATTATTTAGGACAAAGAGTGCTTAAAATTACCTACAAAGAACATACTTTCTTACGTGGGGTAGGTTTAGCGCATTTTTGGATTTACATTGTGTTAATGGTACTTGCGGTAATTTCGCTTTTTGCCGGTTTAACACAATCAAAAGAATATTCCGAGCTGATTTGGCCATTGGATATTATCGTGGTTGTTGTATGGGTTTTATGGGGTGTGAGCCTATTTGGTAGTATGGGTGTAAGACGTGAGCAGACTATCTATATCTCATTATGGTATTTCATCGCTACATTTGTTGGTATTTCTGCGCTTTATATCTTTAATAACCTTTCGGTTCCAACTTATTTTGTCGCAGGTGTAGGAAGCATTTTGCATTCAATTTCATTCTATGCTGGCACAAATGATGCAATGGTGCAATGGTGGTGGGGGCATAATGCCGTTGCATTCGTTTTTACTTCAGGTATTATTGGGTTAATCTATTACTTCCTTCCTAAAGAATCTGGACAACCTATTTTTTCATATAAACTTACACTATTCTCATTCTGGGGGCTTATGTTTATTTATATTTGGGCAGGTGGTCATCACTTGATCTACTCAACTACACCTGATTGGATTCAGACATTGGGTTCAGTATTCTCTGTCATTTTGATTTTACCCTCTTGGGGTACAGCTATTAATATGCTTCTCACTATGCGCGGACAATGGCATCAAATCAAAGAATCTCCTATGATTAAGTTTATGATTCTAGCTTCAACTTGGTATATGCTCACTACACTTGAAGGACCCATTCAATCTATTCGTTCAGTCAATGGATTGGCACACTTTACAGATTGGATCATTGGGCACGTACATGATGCAGCTCTTGGTTGGGTAGGATTTATGGTGATTGCTGCGTGCTTCCATATGGTACCTCGTATATTCAAACGTGAGCTTTACTCTAAAAAACTTATGGATGTTCAATTTTGGATTATGACAACAGGGATTATCCTCTACTTCTCAAGTATGTGGATTGCAGGTATTACACAGGGTATGATGTGGAGAGATGTTGATTCAAATGGAAGTCTTGTATATAGCTTTATCCATACTGTTACCGCACTTTTCCCATATTATCTTATTCGTGCGATTGGTGGTTTGATGTATTTAATAGGGTTTATTATATTCCTTTACAATATCCTTATGACAATTTCATCAGGCAGGGTGCTTGAAAAAGAACCACAAAATGCTACACCGATGGCAGCCTAA
- the ccoO gene encoding cytochrome-c oxidase, cbb3-type subunit II, with the protein MFSFLEKNPFFFTVAFLLVFSIAGLVEVIPGFAKKAQPIEGLKPYSLLETAGRQVYIAEGCYNCHSQLIRPFKAETDRYGSYSLSGEYAYDRPFLWGSKRTGPDLHRVGDSRNAVDWHDGHMRDPESRVPGSIMPAYEHLYTKNADFETAFAEAYTQKVVFGVPYDTEGGVQIGAETYQKGNPATLKEAQEIFMKEAETIVNEMISQDVKDAFARGEVKQIVALIAYMNSLGQSRRTVTQVSQAAQ; encoded by the coding sequence ATGTTTAGTTTTTTAGAAAAAAATCCATTCTTTTTTACGGTTGCATTCTTGTTGGTGTTTTCTATCGCAGGACTTGTAGAAGTAATTCCGGGCTTTGCCAAAAAAGCTCAACCTATTGAGGGCCTAAAGCCCTATTCTCTACTTGAGACAGCAGGACGTCAGGTCTATATTGCCGAGGGTTGCTATAACTGCCATTCACAGCTTATCCGCCCATTTAAGGCAGAAACTGATAGATATGGTTCATATAGCTTAAGTGGTGAATATGCCTATGATAGACCATTCCTATGGGGTTCAAAACGCACAGGACCAGACTTGCATAGGGTAGGTGATAGCCGCAATGCAGTAGATTGGCACGATGGGCATATGAGAGATCCAGAATCTCGTGTTCCGGGTTCAATTATGCCAGCTTATGAGCATCTCTATACAAAAAATGCTGATTTTGAAACAGCATTTGCTGAAGCCTATACGCAAAAAGTGGTATTTGGTGTACCTTATGATACAGAAGGTGGTGTGCAAATAGGCGCAGAAACTTATCAAAAAGGTAATCCTGCTACACTTAAAGAAGCTCAGGAGATATTTATGAAAGAAGCAGAAACTATCGTTAATGAAATGATAAGCCAAGATGTGAAAGATGCCTTTGCAAGAGGCGAAGTAAAGCAAATTGTAGCACTTATTGCCTATATGAATAGTCTTGGGCAATCTCGCCGCACAGTGACACAAGTATCACAGGCAGCACAATGA